Proteins encoded by one window of Desulfallas thermosapovorans DSM 6562:
- a CDS encoding GAF domain-containing sensor histidine kinase produces the protein MGNRYLINEKKHLIEQLTGIHSSKINYYLEVKKSNEEIVKQNNQLEIIHQIIKDINIDMSLADIIERVYQRLPLVIYCDFLGLALQRDNDLIMTAMIPHCRCINRPVPHKSLLWQAVQERESKVFSLTEKDRNEEVLPPLEKLNIASLALDPLIVKGNVIGVLVIGSHRENAYSKDEARFTRQLADQLAICIENARLYEQVLNSKTEWEETFRSLTDPILLIDRNYNIIRCNNRLDGLPGKNTGKPVKSKCYHYVWGRDTKCEFCLMDEVYRNRVPAYRRIQLESGKTYDVHYYPIFKQNREINSVIHHIKDITEQVKMEAQLMQSDKLAAIGEMAAGVAHELNSPLTVIIGNSQIILRDDGMEKNNNVELLQDIINCGLRCKKIIQNLLTFARQDQRPMTSTNLNKVVESVLPLIRYQINQNNINLKLNLAPNLPNILANEQQLDQVLVNLLLNARDALENKPGDKTITITTTVRKSENGDYVTATVTDNGDGIAAENILKIFNPFFTSKEAHKGTGLGLSVSLGIAEAHGGTIDVTSTPGQGSCFTLAIPVKHQ, from the coding sequence ATGGGAAACCGGTACCTGATCAATGAAAAAAAACATTTAATTGAACAATTGACCGGCATCCATTCCTCCAAGATAAATTATTATTTGGAGGTAAAAAAGAGTAATGAAGAAATTGTCAAGCAAAACAACCAGCTGGAAATCATTCACCAGATTATTAAAGATATTAATATCGACATGTCGCTGGCGGATATTATCGAACGAGTATACCAGCGCCTGCCGCTGGTGATTTACTGCGACTTTTTAGGGCTGGCCCTTCAGCGGGACAATGATTTAATAATGACGGCCATGATTCCCCACTGCCGCTGTATTAACCGCCCCGTACCACATAAATCACTGCTGTGGCAGGCGGTACAGGAAAGGGAGAGCAAAGTATTTTCACTCACCGAAAAAGATCGTAACGAAGAGGTTCTCCCGCCCCTGGAGAAGTTGAACATAGCATCCCTGGCCCTGGACCCGCTTATTGTCAAGGGTAACGTAATTGGCGTGCTGGTGATTGGCAGTCACCGGGAAAACGCATACTCCAAAGATGAGGCCAGGTTTACCAGGCAACTGGCCGACCAGCTTGCCATATGCATAGAAAACGCCCGTCTTTACGAGCAAGTATTAAACAGCAAAACAGAATGGGAAGAAACTTTTCGCTCCCTCACCGATCCCATTTTATTAATTGACCGTAACTACAATATCATCCGGTGCAACAACCGCCTGGATGGATTGCCGGGCAAAAACACCGGTAAACCGGTAAAAAGCAAGTGTTATCATTATGTGTGGGGAAGGGATACCAAATGTGAGTTTTGCTTGATGGATGAAGTTTACCGGAACCGGGTTCCCGCTTACCGGCGCATCCAACTGGAGTCCGGTAAAACTTACGATGTGCACTATTACCCCATTTTCAAACAAAACCGGGAAATTAACTCGGTAATCCATCACATCAAAGATATTACCGAGCAGGTTAAAATGGAAGCCCAGTTAATGCAATCGGACAAGCTGGCGGCCATCGGGGAAATGGCCGCAGGGGTAGCCCACGAGCTAAACAGCCCTCTGACCGTAATTATAGGCAATTCCCAGATCATCTTGCGGGACGACGGTATGGAAAAAAACAACAATGTGGAACTGCTACAGGATATCATCAACTGCGGGCTGCGCTGCAAAAAAATAATTCAAAACCTGTTAACTTTTGCCCGGCAGGACCAGCGACCCATGACAAGTACCAACCTTAACAAAGTTGTGGAAAGTGTGCTGCCTTTAATACGGTATCAAATCAACCAAAACAATATTAATCTTAAGCTGAACCTCGCCCCAAACCTCCCGAATATACTGGCCAATGAACAACAGCTGGACCAGGTGCTGGTTAATTTGCTGCTAAACGCCAGGGACGCGCTGGAAAACAAGCCCGGGGATAAAACAATAACCATCACCACCACGGTGAGAAAAAGCGAGAACGGTGATTATGTAACCGCCACGGTTACTGATAATGGTGACGGCATTGCCGCAGAAAATATATTGAAAATTTTTAACCCGTTTTTCACCAGCAAAGAGGCCCATAAAGGTACCGGGTTGGGTTTATCGGTAAGCCTGGGTATAGCCGAAGCCCACGGAGGCACCATTGATGTAACCAGCACACCCGGTCAAGGCAGTTGCTTCACTCTGGCTATCCCGGTGAAACACCAGTAA
- a CDS encoding iron-containing alcohol dehydrogenase gives MNRTNIDIIKFVAPEIIFGMNAISQIGESALRLGARKLFVVTDQGLMEHSWIKKVLFYLEQAGLEYQVWSEITSNPKDTEVAKGSEQYLASKCDAIMAVGGGSPIDAAKAVATVATNGGRIQDYEGINKITRPLPPMLMVPSTAGSGSEVSQFAIIVDKQRKKKMAIISRSLVPDIAIIDPQLLQTKGARLTAATGVDALSHAIESYVSLAANPLSDVRALEAIRLIAGNLRESVACRTNMQAKSAMSMASLQAGLAFSNAILGATHAMTHQVDGLLDLHHGETNAVLLPHVMEFNLISCADKYRQVAIAMGENVDGLSKQDAAHKAIDAVRRLVRDIGINYGLSNMGFREEYIPELSKNALHDACIITNPRDADAEDLARIFYKAM, from the coding sequence ATGAACAGAACAAACATTGATATAATAAAATTCGTAGCTCCGGAAATAATCTTTGGCATGAACGCCATCAGCCAGATAGGCGAAAGCGCACTGCGCCTGGGTGCCAGAAAACTCTTTGTGGTCACGGACCAGGGTTTAATGGAGCATAGCTGGATAAAAAAAGTTTTATTTTATTTGGAACAGGCGGGATTGGAATACCAGGTCTGGAGCGAGATCACCAGTAACCCCAAGGATACCGAGGTAGCCAAAGGGAGCGAGCAATACCTGGCATCCAAATGTGATGCCATAATGGCCGTGGGGGGAGGCAGCCCCATTGACGCGGCCAAGGCCGTGGCCACTGTCGCCACCAACGGCGGTAGAATTCAGGATTACGAAGGCATAAACAAAATTACCCGACCGCTACCGCCCATGCTTATGGTGCCCTCTACGGCCGGTTCGGGCTCCGAGGTATCACAATTTGCCATTATAGTGGACAAACAGCGCAAGAAAAAAATGGCCATTATATCCAGATCACTGGTGCCGGATATTGCCATCATCGACCCGCAGCTACTGCAAACCAAAGGCGCCAGGCTTACCGCGGCCACCGGGGTGGATGCTTTAAGCCACGCCATCGAATCATATGTTTCGCTGGCGGCCAACCCGCTATCCGATGTCCGGGCCCTGGAGGCCATCCGGCTGATAGCTGGAAACTTGCGGGAATCGGTGGCCTGCCGGACCAACATGCAGGCCAAGTCCGCCATGTCCATGGCCAGCCTGCAAGCCGGGCTCGCCTTTTCCAATGCCATACTGGGAGCCACCCATGCCATGACCCACCAGGTGGACGGTCTGCTGGATTTGCACCACGGCGAAACCAACGCTGTTTTGCTTCCCCATGTGATGGAATTTAACCTGATATCCTGCGCCGATAAATACCGCCAGGTGGCCATAGCCATGGGGGAAAACGTAGACGGCCTCAGCAAACAGGACGCAGCCCACAAGGCTATTGATGCCGTTCGCCGCCTGGTGCGGGATATCGGCATCAACTACGGGCTTTCCAACATGGGCTTCAGGGAGGAATATATACCCGAGCTGAGTAAAAATGCCCTGCATGACGCTTGTATCATAACCAATCCCAGGGATGCCGACGCGGAAGATTTGGCCCGTATTTTCTACAAGGCTATGTAA
- a CDS encoding small, acid-soluble spore protein, alpha/beta type, with amino-acid sequence MARRRGGVMSDKLKMELAEELGFADVVRVEGGFGSVSSRDCGNMVRLAIQRAEQSLV; translated from the coding sequence ATGGCCAGAAGGCGTGGCGGCGTTATGTCGGACAAGCTGAAGATGGAGTTAGCCGAAGAACTTGGGTTTGCCGATGTTGTTCGTGTAGAGGGCGGTTTCGGCAGCGTTTCGTCAAGAGACTGCGGCAATATGGTCCGCCTGGCTATACAAAGGGCAGAACAGTCACTGGTTTAG
- a CDS encoding M42 family metallopeptidase has protein sequence MTVGMDNDALENEIVELLRELISVAGVTGLEDAVREKITDLLRPTGAHIGTDHMGNLYATVPGKTKGGKPNRVMVCAHMDEVGYVVSNIDDQGFIYLYPLGGIPEYLGPGQWVSLHTGSGIIQGCVGIHPPHLPVTGQKEMFVDVGAQNREEVLQMGISTGTPVTFSRGFHRLNRNRVMGRCIDDRMGCAILIALLRRLSATPIEAEVTGVFSSTEEHGMMPGSDPSNVHGSRGALVAALKLRPDFAVVVDSMVCSDIPGIPRHQRQIRLGQGVALRLVDDLAIMRSPMRKFLEKVAGSAGITIQKGISRSYTDTSVIQLLDVPVATLGIPMRYAHAPAQIADTRDLVQTINFIHAIAQNAGQYLSGHRHNI, from the coding sequence TTGACAGTTGGCATGGACAATGATGCACTGGAAAATGAAATTGTCGAACTGCTGCGGGAATTAATATCAGTGGCCGGGGTTACAGGTCTTGAGGACGCGGTCAGGGAAAAAATAACTGATTTGCTCCGGCCCACCGGGGCACATATCGGCACTGACCACATGGGCAACCTGTACGCCACTGTGCCCGGGAAAACAAAGGGCGGCAAACCTAACCGGGTGATGGTTTGTGCCCACATGGATGAAGTTGGTTACGTGGTTAGCAATATTGATGACCAGGGGTTTATTTATCTTTATCCCCTGGGCGGTATACCCGAATACCTGGGACCCGGCCAGTGGGTGTCGCTGCACACCGGTTCGGGTATCATCCAAGGCTGTGTGGGTATCCACCCGCCCCATTTGCCGGTGACGGGGCAGAAAGAAATGTTTGTAGATGTGGGGGCGCAAAACAGGGAAGAAGTGTTGCAAATGGGCATCTCCACGGGCACACCGGTCACCTTCAGCCGCGGATTCCACCGGCTCAACCGGAACCGGGTTATGGGACGGTGTATTGACGACAGGATGGGCTGCGCTATACTGATAGCCCTGTTACGCAGGTTGTCCGCCACTCCCATTGAAGCCGAAGTCACCGGGGTGTTCTCCAGTACCGAAGAGCACGGCATGATGCCAGGCAGCGATCCTTCCAACGTGCACGGCTCCCGCGGTGCCCTGGTGGCGGCCTTGAAGCTGCGCCCGGATTTTGCCGTGGTGGTGGATAGCATGGTATGCAGTGATATACCCGGCATCCCCCGGCACCAGCGCCAAATACGCCTGGGTCAAGGGGTGGCGCTACGCCTGGTGGACGACCTGGCCATCATGCGCTCCCCCATGCGAAAATTTTTAGAAAAAGTGGCCGGTTCCGCAGGTATTACCATCCAGAAGGGAATATCCCGTTCTTATACCGACACTTCAGTAATACAACTGCTGGATGTGCCGGTGGCCACCCTGGGCATACCGATGCGCTATGCCCATGCCCCGGCTCAAATTGCCGATACCCGTGATTTGGTACAAACCATTAATTTTATCCATGCCATTGCCCAAAATGCCGGACAATACCTGTCCGGCCACAGGCATAATATTTAG
- a CDS encoding fumarylacetoacetate hydrolase family protein, translated as MYLATFLFEEQVKIGVLTGDRRQIIPIENIIQPEPPRTMLELIKTLARKNTSDGEACIKQMQKAAGEKDGLSISKVKIMAPIPHPERGVICLGKNYKEHVQEIADVTKQAADIPKYPVYFHKIVNEAPGDQDYIPAHSTITKALDYEVELAVIIGKEGNNIPVDKAEEYIFGYTILNDITARDLQKRHQQWYKGKSLDGTCPMGPYIVHKSAVEFPPALKIQCFVNGELRQNDNTSNLIYDIPCIISDFSRGLTLKPGDIISTGTPSGVGMGFKPFKFLQSGDKIECYIEKIGTLTSIVK; from the coding sequence TTGTACCTGGCAACTTTCCTGTTTGAAGAACAGGTAAAAATAGGGGTATTAACCGGTGACCGCCGGCAAATCATACCCATAGAAAATATTATTCAACCTGAGCCGCCCCGCACTATGCTGGAACTTATAAAAACACTGGCCCGAAAAAATACCTCCGACGGTGAAGCCTGTATAAAGCAAATGCAAAAAGCAGCCGGGGAAAAGGACGGCCTATCAATTAGCAAGGTAAAAATAATGGCACCGATACCCCATCCTGAGCGGGGCGTCATCTGCCTGGGCAAAAACTATAAGGAACACGTGCAGGAAATAGCGGACGTCACTAAACAAGCGGCGGATATACCCAAATACCCGGTTTATTTTCATAAAATAGTTAATGAAGCGCCGGGTGATCAGGATTATATTCCCGCCCACAGCACCATCACCAAAGCCCTCGATTATGAAGTTGAACTGGCTGTTATTATCGGCAAAGAGGGCAACAATATACCGGTTGACAAGGCGGAGGAATACATATTCGGTTATACCATATTAAACGACATCACCGCCCGAGACTTGCAAAAACGGCACCAGCAGTGGTACAAAGGTAAAAGCCTGGACGGTACCTGTCCCATGGGGCCTTATATCGTTCATAAAAGTGCCGTGGAATTTCCCCCCGCGTTAAAAATACAGTGCTTTGTTAACGGAGAACTGCGCCAAAACGACAACACAAGCAACCTGATATATGATATCCCCTGCATTATCAGTGATTTTTCCCGGGGATTAACCTTAAAACCGGGGGATATTATATCCACCGGCACACCTTCGGGGGTAGGCATGGGATTTAAGCCCTTCAAGTTTTTGCAAAGCGGGGACAAAATTGAATGTTACATTGAAAAGATCGGCACGCTGACCAGCATTGTGAAATAG
- a CDS encoding ABC transporter ATP-binding protein gives MDILMRLDRVTKTYNMGEIKVNALRETSLNVFQGEILVILGPSGPGKSTLLNIMGGMDLPTTGEMFFLNENLSRAGDKRLTYYRRNEIGFVFQFYNLIPDLTARENVELAADLVDEPLVVEDVRWRWSRWVSRFISV, from the coding sequence ATGGATATACTCATGAGGCTTGACCGGGTAACCAAAACATACAATATGGGCGAAATTAAAGTTAATGCCCTTAGAGAGACTTCCCTGAATGTTTTTCAGGGGGAAATACTGGTGATACTGGGCCCCAGCGGCCCGGGTAAAAGCACCCTGCTTAATATCATGGGAGGGATGGATTTGCCCACCACGGGAGAAATGTTTTTCTTGAATGAAAACCTGAGCCGGGCCGGTGATAAACGGCTAACTTACTACCGAAGAAATGAAATCGGTTTTGTATTTCAGTTTTACAATCTAATACCGGATCTGACGGCTAGGGAAAATGTGGAACTGGCCGCTGACTTGGTGGACGAGCCACTGGTGGTGGAGGATGTGCGGTGGCGGTGGTCACGGTGGGTATCGCGGTTTATATCAGTATGA
- a CDS encoding efflux RND transporter periplasmic adaptor subunit, with amino-acid sequence MALAAIITITGRGIEADTVRVVKGDITRVVEDTGYVQPSTKYDLQATQNARVIQVPVVIGQQVHKGQVLVVLENLDLDMQIADTQAQLNQTAASIAAARAAVDRTRLELENAANYLERLRELFASGAVAEVDFEAARFKVETLEQSLQEQTQLLESARAREAGLNQLLHNLNRKDRQLTLQSPVEGVILSLLARQEEVVSPGTLLASVAMTGQLEVKADILSDDLGEVEPGQRVVITAPVLGGKVLGGEVREIYPQAEEKQSALGVIQRRVPVIISLEDFANLKPGYEVRVAIETATRHNVPVIPLEAVRALEDGGKEVMVVTDNRAEHRRVQTGISDRENIEVTGGLKAGEMLIRDGSLNIKENARVKGWW; translated from the coding sequence GTGGCTTTGGCAGCCATAATAACAATTACAGGCAGAGGCATTGAGGCGGATACGGTTCGGGTGGTGAAAGGGGATATAACCCGGGTTGTGGAAGATACCGGCTACGTGCAGCCCTCCACAAAGTATGACCTCCAGGCTACCCAGAATGCCAGGGTTATACAGGTGCCGGTGGTTATCGGCCAGCAGGTGCATAAAGGCCAGGTTTTGGTGGTGCTGGAAAACCTGGACCTGGATATGCAAATAGCCGATACACAGGCTCAATTAAACCAAACCGCGGCTTCAATTGCAGCCGCCCGGGCGGCTGTGGACCGCACCCGGCTGGAGTTGGAAAATGCTGCGAATTACCTGGAACGACTTCGGGAACTTTTTGCATCCGGGGCTGTAGCTGAAGTTGATTTTGAAGCTGCCCGGTTTAAAGTGGAAACCCTGGAACAGAGTTTACAGGAGCAGACCCAACTGCTGGAAAGCGCCAGAGCCCGGGAAGCGGGTTTAAATCAATTATTGCATAACCTTAACCGCAAGGACCGGCAGTTGACATTACAAAGCCCGGTGGAAGGAGTTATATTAAGCTTGCTGGCCCGGCAGGAAGAGGTGGTAAGCCCGGGTACATTGCTGGCCAGCGTGGCGATGACCGGCCAGTTGGAAGTAAAGGCGGATATCCTGAGTGACGACCTGGGCGAGGTGGAACCGGGACAGCGCGTAGTGATTACCGCCCCGGTCCTGGGTGGAAAGGTGCTCGGCGGCGAAGTCAGGGAAATATACCCCCAGGCCGAGGAAAAACAATCAGCTCTGGGAGTGATCCAGAGACGGGTGCCCGTAATTATCTCTTTGGAGGACTTTGCCAACCTGAAACCGGGATATGAAGTAAGGGTGGCCATTGAAACCGCCACCAGGCATAATGTACCGGTTATTCCCTTAGAAGCTGTGCGTGCCCTGGAGGATGGCGGCAAGGAAGTAATGGTGGTAACAGATAACCGTGCAGAGCACAGGAGGGTGCAAACCGGTATCAGTGACCGGGAAAATATTGAGGTCACCGGGGGGCTTAAGGCAGGAGAAATGCTTATCCGCGACGGCAGCCTGAACATAAAGGAAAACGCCAGGGTTAAGGGGTGGTGGTGA
- a CDS encoding MutS-related protein translates to MDESIYRVYQAKKKKVAAKLSVIKKQNELFVVLRPLVFLAAAGLSIAYSFWLANPLYLICIDLMVLIFIAMVVKHNRIKAEIKYLETQVAINDKGLRRLEGKWGEFADTGERFIDPEHRYASDLNIFGQGSLFQYINAATTMVGENRLAQLLTSPSSLEEIARRQQALQELSRRFDWRQHFQTTGMLLDKDKKAGDLEKLLGWAEEKPVFTNKYTLFLPVIPLVTLILALLGYFDFIPPYIWVFPFVLQILVVTLTEKTAHQTFIKTGNTVNELYRYSAQLVCIETENFNTPLLKSLKRKLIGGGEPPSRQVGQLFKIMDRISMRYSSLHPVINIGLLWDLQTVIRLEKWRESSGRSLRGWIEIIAEFEALSSLAGLVHDHPGWAMPEITGSKPALKATILGHPLIKDEIRVCNDVELAEPGTVLLITGSNMSGKSTLLRTVGINLVLAYAGAPVCAGRFSCSMMDVYSSIHINDNLEKNISTFYAELLRIKLIVDAAKTGKPMIFLIDEIFKGTNSRDRITGAKAVIKALHELGSVGLVSTHDLELARLENEIPLIRNYHFTDQITGRDITFDYRLKPGVSRSTNALALMKIIGIGI, encoded by the coding sequence ATGGATGAATCAATATACAGAGTTTATCAGGCTAAAAAGAAAAAGGTAGCGGCAAAGCTGTCCGTAATAAAAAAACAAAATGAATTGTTTGTGGTCCTGCGCCCGCTGGTTTTTTTGGCCGCGGCGGGTTTATCCATCGCTTACTCCTTCTGGTTGGCAAACCCACTTTACCTGATTTGTATTGATTTAATGGTTTTGATATTTATTGCCATGGTAGTAAAACATAACCGCATCAAAGCTGAAATTAAGTATCTGGAAACGCAGGTAGCTATTAATGATAAAGGTTTGCGTCGCTTGGAGGGCAAATGGGGGGAGTTTGCCGATACCGGGGAGCGTTTTATCGATCCCGAGCACCGTTATGCCTCTGATCTGAATATATTCGGGCAAGGTTCCCTGTTCCAGTATATTAACGCCGCCACCACTATGGTTGGTGAAAACAGGCTGGCTCAATTGCTTACTTCCCCGTCCAGTTTGGAGGAAATTGCCCGCCGCCAACAGGCCCTCCAGGAGTTAAGCCGTCGTTTTGACTGGCGCCAGCATTTTCAGACCACCGGTATGCTGCTGGATAAAGATAAAAAGGCCGGTGATCTGGAAAAACTGCTGGGCTGGGCGGAGGAAAAACCGGTATTCACCAATAAATATACTTTATTTCTGCCGGTAATTCCTTTGGTTACCCTAATTTTAGCCCTATTGGGGTACTTTGATTTTATCCCCCCGTATATCTGGGTTTTCCCCTTTGTTCTGCAGATACTGGTGGTGACTTTAACGGAAAAAACCGCTCATCAAACATTTATAAAAACAGGTAATACAGTAAATGAGCTGTACCGTTACTCGGCCCAATTGGTATGTATTGAAACAGAAAACTTTAATACGCCGCTGTTGAAAAGCCTGAAAAGGAAGCTAATAGGGGGCGGTGAACCTCCATCCCGGCAGGTTGGGCAGCTTTTTAAAATTATGGATAGGATCAGCATGCGTTACTCCAGCCTGCATCCCGTCATCAACATTGGTTTGTTATGGGATTTGCAAACAGTGATCAGGCTGGAAAAATGGAGAGAAAGCTCGGGCCGGTCCTTAAGAGGCTGGATTGAAATAATTGCCGAGTTTGAAGCATTATCCAGTTTGGCTGGTCTGGTTCATGATCATCCCGGCTGGGCGATGCCGGAGATAACCGGTTCCAAGCCGGCATTAAAGGCCACTATCCTGGGGCACCCGCTGATTAAAGATGAAATACGGGTGTGTAATGATGTTGAACTGGCTGAACCCGGCACGGTTTTACTCATCACTGGTTCGAATATGTCCGGCAAAAGTACCCTGCTTAGAACAGTGGGGATTAATTTGGTACTAGCCTATGCCGGCGCTCCGGTATGCGCCGGGCGGTTCAGTTGTTCCATGATGGATGTTTATTCCAGTATACATATTAATGATAACCTGGAAAAAAACATCTCGACTTTTTATGCGGAACTACTGCGCATCAAATTGATAGTGGACGCTGCCAAAACCGGCAAGCCCATGATTTTCCTAATTGATGAAATCTTTAAAGGAACCAATTCCAGGGACAGAATTACGGGCGCCAAAGCTGTTATTAAAGCTTTACATGAGCTGGGGTCTGTTGGATTGGTGTCCACCCACGATTTGGAGCTGGCCCGGCTGGAAAATGAAATACCTTTGATTAGGAACTATCATTTTACGGATCAGATTACCGGCCGGGATATAACCTTTGATTATCGCCTTAAACCCGGAGTATCAAGATCCACCAATGCACTGGCCCTGATGAAGATTATTGGTATAGGGATATGA
- a CDS encoding ATP-binding protein — protein sequence MRSIFLIKPLTIRTKMALFSFGLVLLAIMVGGFLLIQKVTVMFEDEMGLHALAIARTLAQMDEIKDNVGQPNGWEVIQPIAEKTRLATGVAYIVVLDMHKIRYSHPVQDRIGKKFTDQDIGAALANHELISRAEGVLGPSIRAFVPIKVDEGTRQVGVVVVGVLTPTAVQIWRSIHVKIYSFLAVGLVIGLLGSLFLAHNIKKAMLSMEPGEIARLLQERIAIFQAMSEGVVAIDTNLRITVLNEEARRLLGLENDVVGRYVYDVIPDSNLPEIIKSGKPVFNQERVINNTIIISNRLPVKVNGEIVGAVSTFKDKTEVNALAEELTGVKLFVEALRVQNHENANKLHTIAGLVELGHYQQAIDYIFDITGEQQKVTGLINKQIHDYRMAGLLLGKFARSKELKIELNIDPKSYLKYIPDKINSSDLVIIAGNLIENAFEAVQQAGNEKRKVYFKIYDTAEQITIEVRDWGPGIDPQLEHKIFEQGFSTKGTGRGIGLHLVKRTVENLNGSIKIIRPENTGVLFKVMLPKQCKPGDGDIEYPRVDY from the coding sequence ATGCGGTCAATCTTTCTTATTAAACCATTAACCATAAGAACTAAAATGGCTTTGTTCTCCTTTGGACTGGTTCTGCTGGCCATCATGGTCGGGGGTTTTTTGCTGATCCAAAAAGTAACGGTTATGTTTGAAGATGAGATGGGTTTGCACGCTTTAGCCATTGCCAGAACGCTGGCCCAGATGGATGAGATAAAAGATAACGTGGGACAGCCAAACGGTTGGGAAGTGATTCAACCAATAGCGGAAAAAACCCGCCTGGCCACGGGGGTGGCATATATTGTTGTGCTGGACATGCACAAGATCAGGTATTCGCATCCTGTTCAGGATCGTATAGGCAAAAAGTTTACCGACCAGGATATAGGTGCCGCCCTGGCCAACCACGAACTGATATCCAGGGCGGAAGGGGTCTTGGGGCCGTCCATCAGAGCCTTTGTGCCCATCAAGGTGGATGAAGGCACCCGTCAGGTGGGTGTTGTGGTGGTGGGGGTGCTTACACCCACGGCGGTACAGATTTGGCGCAGTATTCATGTCAAGATTTATTCATTTCTGGCTGTGGGACTTGTTATCGGGCTCCTGGGTTCTCTATTTTTGGCTCATAATATCAAAAAGGCCATGTTAAGTATGGAACCGGGTGAAATTGCCAGGTTGTTACAGGAGAGAATTGCTATTTTCCAAGCCATGAGCGAAGGCGTGGTGGCCATTGACACTAATTTAAGAATCACTGTATTAAACGAAGAGGCCCGCAGGCTGTTGGGATTGGAAAATGACGTTGTGGGCCGGTATGTTTACGATGTAATTCCCGATAGCAACTTGCCCGAAATCATAAAATCAGGCAAGCCGGTATTTAATCAAGAACGGGTAATAAACAATACAATAATCATCAGTAACCGGCTACCGGTAAAAGTGAATGGCGAAATTGTGGGTGCTGTGTCCACATTTAAGGATAAAACCGAGGTAAATGCCCTGGCTGAGGAGTTAACCGGTGTGAAACTGTTTGTGGAGGCACTGAGGGTGCAAAATCACGAAAACGCCAATAAACTGCATACCATTGCCGGGCTGGTGGAGTTGGGCCATTACCAGCAAGCCATTGATTATATATTTGACATCACCGGGGAACAGCAAAAGGTCACCGGTTTAATAAACAAACAAATACATGATTACCGGATGGCCGGTTTATTGCTCGGTAAATTTGCCAGGTCCAAGGAATTAAAGATAGAACTGAATATTGATCCAAAAAGTTATCTTAAATATATACCGGACAAAATTAATAGCAGTGATTTGGTTATCATAGCGGGTAATTTAATAGAAAACGCCTTTGAAGCGGTGCAGCAAGCGGGCAATGAAAAACGCAAGGTTTATTTCAAAATATACGATACAGCGGAACAAATAACCATTGAAGTGAGGGATTGGGGTCCGGGCATAGACCCGCAGTTGGAGCACAAAATTTTTGAACAAGGTTTTTCCACCAAAGGAACCGGCAGGGGGATTGGTTTACATCTGGTAAAAAGGACTGTGGAAAACCTTAATGGTTCAATAAAAATAATACGGCCGGAAAATACCGGTGTTTTATTTAAAGTGATGCTGCCAAAGCAGTGCAAACCGGGGGATGGAGATATTGAATATCCGCGTGTTGATTATTGA
- a CDS encoding response regulator: MEILNIRVLIIEDDPMVIEVNTQFVNNVPGFQVCGTAKTSGEALKKLRDARYHLALLDIYLPDMDGVTLLREIRKKGIGIDVIMVTAAQDAEIIQNVFRYGAVDYIIKPFKFNRLKRALESYADMHKCFQKSVLNQSELDKLTMTRITSGRETETLPKGLNQVTFKQVLICLLKEGNNLSAEEVAGKLGLARVTARRYLEYLESIGKVRAKFQYGSVGRPVKRYFIKNENEN, from the coding sequence ATGGAGATATTGAATATCCGCGTGTTGATTATTGAAGACGATCCAATGGTAATAGAAGTGAATACGCAGTTTGTCAATAATGTGCCTGGTTTTCAAGTCTGCGGTACAGCTAAAACCAGTGGCGAGGCCCTGAAAAAATTAAGGGACGCCCGGTATCATCTTGCTTTGCTAGATATCTATTTACCGGATATGGACGGTGTTACATTGCTCAGGGAGATCAGAAAAAAGGGGATAGGCATCGATGTGATAATGGTTACCGCCGCCCAGGACGCCGAAATTATCCAAAATGTATTCAGGTACGGGGCGGTTGACTATATAATCAAACCCTTTAAATTTAACCGGTTAAAGCGTGCCCTTGAGTCCTATGCCGACATGCACAAGTGTTTCCAAAAATCGGTACTGAACCAATCGGAACTGGACAAATTGACCATGACACGTATAACTTCAGGCCGGGAAACTGAAACACTACCCAAGGGTCTTAATCAAGTAACCTTTAAACAGGTGTTAATTTGTTTATTAAAAGAAGGTAACAACCTGTCCGCCGAGGAAGTGGCGGGCAAGCTGGGGTTGGCCCGGGTTACCGCGCGGCGTTACCTGGAGTATTTAGAGAGTATTGGAAAAGTAAGGGCAAAATTTCAATATGGCTCGGTGGGAAGACCGGTTAAAAGATATTTTATAAAAAATGAAAATGAGAACTAA